A stretch of Paenibacillus sp. URB8-2 DNA encodes these proteins:
- a CDS encoding glycoside hydrolase family 32 protein — protein sequence MGILKTANQRPVLHFSPKQNWINDPNGLVYLDGEYHLFYQYHPYSSVWGPMHWGHAVSKDLTTWEELDIALYPDDNGTIFSGSAVVDWNNTSGFFPEQPGIVAIYTSHLGGSETSPTVQSQSLAYSQDNGRTWIKYEGNPVLTYPSNPDFRDPKVFWSEPYAKWIMALATGQTISLYSSPNLIDWTFESEFGDGAGSHEGVWECPDLFELAVQGTEERKWVLLVSVGDNAELEHGSRTQYFVGSFDGSVFTPEHSDIRWLDYGKDNYAGVSFSDIPEEDGRRIYVAWMNNWRYANQIPSSGWRGSMTIPRALSLRTSEGHALLHQHPVKELDLQFTESVALPDLLLSAGKEFEFKAEADCADLTIHLERLEGKEFGIIIHHTGTDRTVISYSADERTLSLRREQSGDTGFSTMFPLPQTTEELGQLKDIRVLIDASSVEIFANDGLASITSLIFPEKPLERLSFYSVGGKVQLRGGSVKLIQ from the coding sequence GTGGGAATTTTAAAAACAGCCAATCAAAGGCCCGTGCTGCATTTTTCTCCCAAGCAAAACTGGATTAATGATCCGAACGGACTTGTTTATTTGGATGGAGAGTATCACCTGTTCTATCAGTATCATCCCTATTCTTCAGTTTGGGGACCGATGCACTGGGGGCATGCCGTCAGCAAAGATTTGACCACCTGGGAAGAACTCGATATCGCCTTGTATCCGGATGATAACGGAACGATCTTTTCCGGCAGCGCCGTTGTCGATTGGAACAATACTTCCGGCTTTTTCCCGGAGCAGCCGGGTATCGTGGCCATTTACACCAGCCATTTGGGCGGAAGCGAAACGTCTCCCACTGTGCAAAGCCAAAGCCTGGCATACAGCCAAGACAACGGAAGAACCTGGATCAAATACGAAGGAAATCCCGTTCTGACGTATCCGAGCAATCCGGATTTCCGCGATCCGAAGGTCTTCTGGTCCGAGCCGTACGCAAAATGGATTATGGCTCTGGCTACGGGCCAGACCATTTCCCTGTATTCTTCTCCCAACCTGATCGATTGGACGTTCGAGAGCGAGTTTGGCGACGGAGCGGGTTCGCATGAAGGCGTGTGGGAGTGCCCGGATTTGTTCGAGCTTGCGGTCCAGGGGACTGAGGAGCGCAAGTGGGTGCTGCTCGTCAGCGTCGGCGACAACGCGGAGCTTGAGCACGGCTCCCGCACGCAGTATTTTGTCGGCTCCTTTGACGGAAGCGTCTTTACGCCGGAGCACAGCGACATCCGGTGGCTCGACTACGGCAAAGACAACTATGCGGGCGTCAGCTTCTCGGATATTCCGGAGGAAGACGGAAGAAGAATCTATGTTGCCTGGATGAACAACTGGCGGTACGCGAATCAGATTCCGAGTTCGGGCTGGCGGGGCTCCATGACCATTCCCCGCGCCTTGTCGCTCCGGACGTCAGAAGGCCACGCGCTGCTGCACCAGCACCCGGTTAAAGAGCTGGACCTCCAGTTTACTGAATCGGTTGCTCTGCCCGACCTTCTCCTGTCCGCGGGGAAAGAGTTCGAGTTCAAAGCCGAGGCGGACTGCGCCGATCTGACCATTCATCTGGAGCGGCTGGAAGGCAAGGAGTTCGGCATCATCATTCATCATACCGGCACCGACCGGACCGTGATCTCTTACTCTGCCGATGAGCGGACCCTCTCTCTACGGAGAGAGCAATCCGGGGACACCGGCTTCTCGACAATGTTCCCGCTGCCGCAGACGACAGAGGAACTGGGCCAACTCAAGGATATCCGCGTGCTGATTGACGCTTCCTCGGTCGAGATTTTTGCCAATGACGGCCTGGCCTCCATCACCAGCCTGATCTTTCCGGAGAAACCTCTCGAACGCCTGTCGTTCTATTCGGTCGGCGGCAAAGTCCAGCTGCGGGGCGGCTCGGTGAAGCTAATTCAATAG
- a CDS encoding APC family permease produces the protein MLTYLKRFLIGRPLKSTELGEQKLSKTKALAILSSDALSSVAYGPEQILIVLITVGAAAYWYSIPIAVGVLILLTALIMSYRQIIFAYPHGGGAYVVSKNNLGKYPGLLAGGSLLVDYILTVAVSVSAGTDAITSAFPNLHNYNVIIAIGFVLIITTLNLRGVTESASILAYPVYLFVLALFILIGVGLYDIVTGQVSPALHTPIGTPVAGISLFLLLRAFASGSSALTGVEAISNAIPNFKDPAPSNAAKTLAAMGLLLALLFSGIVVLAYYYGLSPNEEVTVVSQIAELTFGRSFMYFFIQVTTALILILAANTGYSAFPLLAVNLAKDKFIPRMFTVRGDRLGYSNGIIILGILSILLILVFEGQTEQLIPLYAVGVFIPFTLSQSGMIVKWLREKPAGWLTKLLINATGAAISFVVTLMFLLTKFTQVWTVLVFLPLIVYLFYRIRKHYEAAADQLRLTTCEPSVPIEGNVIILPVAGITHVVEKSLNYAKTLSAHQIIAVNVPFEREEEAEFEEKWAKWQPDIRLVTLYSPYRSIIQPLIKFIDTVQNKASESNYQVTVIIPQFIPKKGWHNILHNQSGLLIRTHLLYRRNVVVTTVPYHLKK, from the coding sequence TTGCTAACATACTTAAAGAGATTTCTTATTGGTCGACCTCTGAAATCCACAGAATTAGGGGAACAAAAGCTGAGCAAAACCAAAGCTCTGGCTATTCTTTCCTCAGACGCGCTATCGTCTGTGGCCTATGGTCCCGAGCAAATATTGATCGTCCTCATCACCGTAGGCGCTGCAGCGTATTGGTATTCGATTCCCATAGCCGTCGGCGTCCTGATTTTGCTGACCGCTCTCATTATGTCTTATCGGCAGATTATTTTTGCCTATCCTCACGGGGGAGGGGCCTATGTCGTATCCAAGAACAATTTGGGGAAATACCCGGGGCTGCTCGCCGGGGGATCGTTATTGGTGGATTACATTCTGACGGTCGCCGTAAGTGTATCCGCCGGCACGGATGCCATTACCTCGGCTTTTCCCAACCTGCATAACTATAATGTAATCATTGCAATCGGGTTTGTATTGATCATTACAACCCTGAATTTAAGGGGCGTAACGGAATCGGCCTCGATATTGGCCTATCCCGTTTATTTATTCGTGTTGGCCTTGTTTATTCTCATCGGGGTAGGCTTGTATGACATCGTGACCGGTCAAGTCTCTCCGGCCCTGCATACGCCGATCGGCACTCCGGTGGCCGGAATCAGCTTATTCCTGCTATTAAGGGCTTTTGCTTCCGGAAGCTCGGCTTTGACCGGTGTAGAGGCCATTTCGAACGCCATACCCAACTTTAAAGATCCCGCTCCGAGCAACGCCGCCAAAACGCTGGCCGCAATGGGGCTGCTGCTGGCTTTGCTGTTTTCGGGAATTGTTGTTTTGGCTTATTATTACGGGCTCAGTCCAAATGAAGAAGTTACGGTAGTCTCCCAAATCGCCGAGTTGACGTTCGGACGGAGCTTTATGTACTTTTTTATCCAGGTGACAACCGCGCTCATCTTGATTCTGGCCGCCAATACCGGATACTCGGCATTTCCGCTGCTTGCGGTCAATCTCGCTAAAGACAAGTTCATTCCAAGAATGTTCACGGTTCGGGGAGACCGGCTCGGGTACTCCAACGGAATCATTATTCTGGGGATTTTGTCCATCCTGCTGATCCTTGTATTTGAAGGACAGACCGAACAGCTCATTCCCCTGTATGCCGTCGGCGTATTTATCCCGTTTACTCTTTCCCAGTCGGGGATGATCGTCAAGTGGCTGCGGGAAAAGCCGGCCGGATGGCTGACGAAGCTCCTCATTAACGCAACCGGCGCCGCAATCAGCTTCGTCGTTACCCTGATGTTCTTACTTACCAAATTTACCCAGGTATGGACAGTACTTGTGTTTCTGCCGCTGATCGTCTACCTCTTCTACAGGATTCGGAAGCATTATGAAGCCGCAGCGGACCAGCTGAGGCTCACTACCTGCGAGCCGTCCGTGCCGATCGAAGGAAATGTCATCATTCTGCCTGTGGCCGGCATTACGCATGTCGTGGAGAAATCGCTGAACTATGCCAAAACACTTTCGGCGCACCAGATCATTGCCGTCAATGTTCCTTTTGAGCGGGAGGAAGAAGCCGAATTTGAAGAAAAATGGGCCAAGTGGCAGCCCGATATCCGATTGGTAACCCTGTACTCGCCCTACCGGAGCATCATTCAACCGCTGATTAAATTTATCGACACCGTTCAGAATAAGGCAAGCGAGTCGAATTACCAGGTTACGGTGATCATCCCGCAGTTCATTCCGAAAAAGGGCTGGCACAACATCCTCCACAATCAATCCGGTCTGCTCATTCGCACCCACCTGTTGTACCGGAGAAATGTGGTCGTAACGACGGTGCCGTATCATTTAAAGAAGTAA
- a CDS encoding YjcZ family sporulation protein, with protein sequence MSDCAGYGKMFTSTTVILVLYILLVIVLKTF encoded by the coding sequence ATGAGCGACTGCGCAGGCTATGGAAAAATGTTTACTTCTACAACCGTAATTTTGGTGCTTTATATCCTCTTGGTCATTGTTCTTAAAACTTTCTAG
- a CDS encoding LacI family DNA-binding transcriptional regulator, translating to MRKPKVTIQHIADSLGISRNTASKALNGVVSIPAETRNKVLRKAAELKYKQFAYMEIDTAGHVPESQGNIALLTSNLPNSSHFGSQLISGLEKRISAEGYTLSIYFIRENEKGGLALPGNFEASNVDGIICIEMFNKEYSELITGLGIPAIFVDCASDIFHPELKADLVLMENEHSVYSLTRELIGHGYLSFGFVGDYNHCKSFNERWAGFNKALNESGIKPDPSYCIVEPDRNFFLEGDWMKRKLDAMKEWPSVFICANDFIAISVMRSLKNKGIKVPEEVAVCGFDDSSESRVVEPPLTTVHIYSNHMGIISAEMLLSRMKDPSRPYQVTHVGTDLVFRGSTPALN from the coding sequence ATGAGGAAACCGAAAGTTACCATTCAACACATCGCCGATTCTTTGGGAATATCCAGAAACACGGCCTCCAAGGCGCTTAACGGTGTTGTAAGCATTCCGGCAGAAACCAGGAACAAGGTGCTCAGGAAGGCGGCCGAGCTTAAGTATAAACAATTCGCTTATATGGAGATAGACACGGCGGGCCACGTTCCCGAAAGCCAGGGCAATATCGCTCTTCTGACCTCCAATCTTCCGAACAGCTCTCATTTTGGTTCCCAACTGATCAGCGGGCTGGAGAAAAGGATCAGCGCCGAGGGCTACACCTTGTCGATTTATTTTATCCGCGAGAACGAAAAGGGCGGTTTGGCTCTGCCCGGCAACTTTGAAGCTTCGAATGTGGACGGCATCATCTGTATTGAGATGTTCAACAAGGAATACAGCGAGCTGATCACCGGCCTCGGCATTCCGGCCATCTTTGTGGATTGCGCATCTGATATTTTCCACCCGGAACTGAAAGCGGATCTGGTACTGATGGAAAATGAGCACAGCGTGTATTCCCTGACCCGGGAATTGATCGGTCACGGATACCTGAGCTTCGGATTTGTAGGCGATTACAACCACTGCAAAAGCTTCAATGAGCGGTGGGCTGGATTCAACAAGGCTTTGAACGAATCCGGAATCAAGCCGGACCCTTCTTACTGCATCGTGGAACCGGACCGGAACTTTTTTCTGGAAGGCGATTGGATGAAACGGAAGCTGGACGCGATGAAAGAATGGCCCTCCGTCTTTATTTGCGCCAATGATTTTATTGCGATAAGCGTCATGAGGTCCCTGAAAAACAAAGGGATCAAGGTGCCGGAAGAGGTTGCGGTATGCGGATTTGACGATTCTTCGGAGTCGCGTGTCGTCGAGCCGCCCCTTACGACGGTGCATATTTACAGCAATCATATGGGCATTATTTCGGCCGAGATGTTATTATCAAGAATGAAAGATCCATCAAGGCCCTACCAAGTCACTCATGTGGGCACGGACCTGGTATTCAGAGGCTCCACGCCCGCACTGAACTAA
- a CDS encoding MTH1187 family thiamine-binding protein → MTIAEITVIPIGTGSTSLSSYVAGMQRALESVEGITFELTSMGTIIEGPLPRILAAVEVLHETPFAAGAQRVSTALKIDDRRDKEASSKQKLESVERKLHEE, encoded by the coding sequence ATGACTATCGCCGAAATCACCGTAATTCCGATCGGAACCGGCAGCACCAGTCTCAGCAGTTATGTCGCCGGGATGCAGCGCGCGCTGGAGAGCGTGGAGGGCATAACCTTTGAGCTTACATCCATGGGCACTATTATTGAAGGCCCGCTGCCGCGCATTCTGGCTGCGGTCGAAGTCCTGCACGAAACGCCGTTCGCGGCCGGCGCCCAGCGCGTGTCCACTGCGCTCAAAATCGACGACCGGCGCGACAAAGAGGCCAGCAGTAAGCAGAAGCTGGAGTCGGTGGAGCGCAAGCTGCACGAAGAGTAG
- a CDS encoding alpha/beta hydrolase, whose translation MWSLIAIAAILICAGGVTYAGLYFYKVAVMRAPKVFMSNNPDLKSNPPVAGASWGEGQQWIASQAIKNVELVSDDGLKLRGYWIASDRAEGRTAIVAHGYSGKGKDMGAYAKIYRDVLGFNVLIPDARGHGESEGGYIGFGWHERRDYVSWIQRVIEETGTEAQIVLHGVSMGGATVLMTSGEELPPQVKAVVADCAYTSVAAELSYQLRRMYRLPSFPFLQSASLVSRIKAGYSFREASALRQVRRAKAPILFIHGDADTFVPYYMMDELYDACGSPKERLAVHGAGHGTAYDTDKGTYIRRVAHFIGKYTQPSP comes from the coding sequence CTGTGGAGTCTGATTGCGATTGCGGCAATTCTTATTTGTGCCGGCGGCGTAACCTATGCCGGGCTTTATTTTTACAAGGTGGCTGTTATGCGGGCCCCCAAAGTATTCATGAGCAATAATCCCGACCTAAAGAGCAACCCGCCCGTTGCGGGAGCTTCCTGGGGAGAGGGGCAGCAGTGGATTGCAAGCCAAGCCATCAAGAATGTCGAGCTGGTGTCGGACGATGGCTTGAAGCTGCGCGGATACTGGATTGCCTCGGATCGCGCCGAAGGGCGGACCGCGATTGTGGCCCACGGCTATTCAGGCAAGGGCAAGGACATGGGGGCGTACGCCAAAATCTACCGCGACGTGCTCGGATTCAATGTTCTGATTCCGGACGCCAGAGGGCATGGGGAAAGCGAAGGCGGCTATATCGGCTTTGGCTGGCACGAGCGGCGCGATTATGTGAGCTGGATTCAGCGCGTAATCGAGGAGACGGGGACGGAGGCGCAGATTGTGCTGCACGGCGTATCGATGGGCGGGGCGACGGTGCTGATGACTTCGGGGGAAGAGCTGCCGCCGCAGGTCAAGGCGGTTGTCGCCGACTGCGCCTATACCTCGGTCGCCGCCGAACTGTCTTACCAGCTGCGGAGAATGTACCGGCTGCCGAGCTTTCCCTTTCTGCAGAGCGCCAGCCTGGTGTCGCGCATCAAGGCCGGTTATTCCTTCCGCGAGGCTTCCGCGCTGAGACAGGTGCGCAGGGCGAAGGCGCCGATTTTATTTATCCACGGAGACGCCGATACCTTCGTTCCCTATTACATGATGGACGAGCTGTATGACGCCTGCGGCAGTCCCAAGGAACGGCTGGCGGTGCACGGCGCCGGGCACGGAACGGCCTACGATACAGATAAGGGGACATATATTCGCCGGGTCGCCCATTTTATCGGCAAGTATACCCAGCCATCCCCGTAA
- a CDS encoding PTS sugar transporter subunit IIA → MFGFSKKKKAAELIELMAPLNGKPLPLKDVPDPAFSSGTMGGGRAILPSEGKVTAPCPGTVVHIMEKSKHALLLEHETGFLVLIHVGIETVSLKGEGFFPRVNVGDKVTTGQTLLEFDIQTIEKAGLSAITSIIIPCGQEMIESVEFTEDSALREDDPFIRILLKNR, encoded by the coding sequence ATGTTTGGATTTTCTAAAAAGAAAAAAGCCGCTGAGTTAATCGAACTTATGGCTCCTTTAAATGGAAAACCGTTACCGCTGAAAGATGTGCCGGACCCCGCATTTTCAAGCGGTACGATGGGGGGAGGGCGAGCGATTCTGCCATCGGAAGGAAAAGTAACGGCGCCTTGTCCGGGGACGGTTGTTCATATTATGGAGAAAAGCAAGCACGCCCTTCTACTTGAGCATGAAACCGGATTTCTGGTGTTGATTCATGTAGGCATTGAAACCGTATCGCTAAAAGGAGAAGGCTTCTTCCCACGCGTCAACGTAGGCGATAAAGTGACGACCGGCCAGACGCTGCTTGAGTTCGATATACAGACTATTGAAAAGGCGGGGCTGTCGGCTATTACTTCGATTATTATACCTTGCGGCCAGGAAATGATCGAAAGCGTAGAGTTCACCGAGGATTCGGCCCTCCGCGAGGATGATCCTTTTATCCGTATTTTGCTGAAGAACCGATAA
- a CDS encoding carbohydrate kinase family protein, with the protein MKNYGTVLCVGELLIDFFCTDVDVNLVDGQHFSKQAGGAPANVSAAIAKLGGNASFLGKVGDDPFGKFLKQTLDQERVDTSMLLFEQGTPTTLAFVSLQGNGERDFVFNRGADRLVTPEDLDKEQIKQAAIVHFGSATALLNDPFRQTYLELMDEAKDNGQFISFDPNYRGDLWKGREEEFISLSKEGIQKADFVKLSEDELKIVSGESDRKSALDILHGWGAKTVAVTLGKEGTLISTGATRTLIDSIKVKSIDSTGAGDAFIGAVLFQISGLEQPKEFAQDFEQLQSFVTLANRVGAIVCTKVGAIAALPTLEEVNRFASQADSTIEV; encoded by the coding sequence ATGAAGAATTATGGAACGGTACTTTGCGTTGGTGAGTTGTTAATCGATTTCTTCTGCACGGATGTGGATGTCAATCTTGTTGACGGACAGCATTTCTCGAAGCAAGCGGGCGGGGCTCCGGCCAATGTCAGCGCGGCGATCGCCAAGCTTGGGGGGAACGCGTCCTTCCTGGGCAAAGTCGGAGACGATCCTTTCGGCAAGTTCTTGAAGCAGACGCTGGATCAGGAACGTGTCGACACTTCCATGTTGTTGTTCGAACAGGGAACGCCGACAACGCTGGCCTTTGTTTCGCTGCAAGGCAACGGGGAGCGCGACTTTGTGTTCAACCGCGGCGCGGACAGACTGGTGACTCCGGAAGATCTGGACAAAGAGCAGATCAAACAGGCGGCAATCGTTCATTTTGGCTCCGCAACGGCATTATTAAATGATCCTTTCAGACAGACTTATCTGGAGCTGATGGACGAAGCGAAGGACAATGGGCAATTTATCTCCTTTGATCCGAACTACCGGGGCGACCTTTGGAAAGGCAGAGAAGAGGAGTTTATCAGCCTTTCCAAGGAAGGCATCCAGAAAGCTGATTTCGTCAAATTGAGCGAGGATGAATTGAAAATCGTCAGCGGCGAGTCTGATCGTAAGTCTGCACTGGACATTTTGCATGGCTGGGGAGCCAAGACGGTAGCCGTTACCCTTGGAAAAGAGGGCACACTGATTTCGACCGGCGCCACCAGAACCCTGATCGACAGCATCAAGGTGAAATCCATTGATTCCACCGGGGCGGGAGACGCTTTTATCGGAGCGGTGCTGTTCCAGATCAGCGGGCTGGAGCAGCCGAAGGAATTCGCTCAAGATTTTGAGCAGCTTCAGAGCTTTGTGACGCTTGCCAACCGGGTCGGAGCTATCGTATGCACCAAAGTCGGAGCAATCGCGGCGCTGCCTACATTGGAAGAGGTTAACCGTTTTGCTTCACAGGCTGATTCGACAATTGAAGTTTAA
- a CDS encoding PA14 domain-containing protein gives MYPPDTSVGNGLWGDYYVGPNFEKYFLGKTVPKIDYNWMKGTPVGNYSMSIKWAGYLRARYTEDYTLYTKASDGVKLYLDNKLLLDDWTVHSTQEHSVTIRLEA, from the coding sequence GTGTACCCGCCCGATACATCGGTTGGAAACGGTTTATGGGGAGATTATTACGTCGGTCCAAACTTTGAAAAGTACTTTCTGGGCAAAACGGTTCCCAAAATCGATTATAACTGGATGAAGGGAACGCCGGTGGGCAATTACAGCATGTCCATCAAGTGGGCAGGATACCTCCGTGCCAGATACACTGAAGATTATACGCTGTACACGAAAGCCTCGGACGGCGTAAAGCTGTATCTGGACAACAAACTCCTTCTGGATGACTGGACGGTGCACAGCACGCAGGAGCATTCCGTGACCATCCGTCTGGAGGCCTGA
- a CDS encoding YmaF family protein, whose protein sequence is MLKKRPAVKKRTTSTRQRHVHEFEGSTKLAEEGADRHNHRFAGVTGQAIRSGSSHVHEIDLEKTDFLDHFHNLKKIRTGPAIPVGNGKHVHFVTGRTTLNDGHTHPFNFATLIESPLV, encoded by the coding sequence ATGCTGAAGAAACGGCCTGCTGTAAAGAAGAGAACAACATCTACTAGACAGAGACATGTGCATGAATTTGAAGGCAGCACCAAGCTGGCGGAAGAAGGCGCAGACCGGCACAATCACCGGTTTGCAGGCGTTACAGGACAAGCGATTCGGTCGGGAAGCAGTCATGTCCATGAAATTGATCTGGAAAAAACGGATTTTCTGGACCATTTTCACAATCTGAAAAAGATCAGAACGGGACCGGCTATTCCGGTCGGAAACGGCAAACACGTACACTTTGTAACCGGCCGGACGACGTTGAACGATGGTCATACCCATCCATTTAATTTCGCGACCTTGATTGAATCGCCCCTTGTATAA
- a CDS encoding anaerobic ribonucleoside triphosphate reductase: MTLLEKRQTSGQSANEVLLEEVIGLGRDIIDSRDMDLLRENANLNGESFSGKMSKFGSEYSKWYARSFTMPPQLMQAIKENVVYVHDLDQYAIGTTNCIFIPFDKLLRQGFNTGNGSVRPPNSIMTAMALTAIIFQSQQNAQYGGVSGSKLDHDLAPYVAKSFAKLFRKGLDYFEEGQAGEDLGEITMSRTDLKERYPKAFRYALKETQSETLQASESLIHNLNTMSSRAGGQIPFTSINYGTCTSPEGQLVIDSLLTATMNGLGSGETPVFPIQIFKCKKGVNQQPGEPNYALFLKAAECSARRLYPNFANLDAPLNLMYYDPANPDTEFATMGCRTRVLGDRFGRNYCSGKGNLSFNTLNLVRLGIQYGTATGLRQAADEEGFYDDLDHYMEIALEGLLHRFRIQAAQKAKASDFMMREGVWEGGELLEPEDQVSELLKHGSLSLGFIGMAECMKAMYGKHHAEDAEVYDKALAIVRHMREFCDRKSDELDLNITLFATPAEGLSGKFTKIDRKEFGAIEGVTDREYYTNSFHVPVYYPTGAANKIKLEAAFHDHCNAGAISYVELDGNARSNPAAFVQIIRYALEQNISYFSINHPVDRCSGCGYEGVIGTNCPSCGAHEERVHIRRLRRVTGYLTGDYQTRFNAAKQAEVRDRVKHL, from the coding sequence ATGACGCTGCTGGAGAAACGGCAAACAAGCGGCCAAAGCGCAAACGAAGTTCTGTTGGAGGAAGTTATCGGTCTGGGGCGCGATATTATCGACAGCCGGGACATGGATCTGCTGAGGGAGAATGCCAATCTGAACGGGGAAAGCTTCTCCGGCAAGATGAGCAAATTCGGCAGCGAGTATTCCAAATGGTATGCCCGCAGCTTCACGATGCCGCCCCAGCTTATGCAGGCGATCAAGGAAAACGTCGTATACGTGCATGATCTGGACCAATACGCCATCGGAACGACGAACTGCATTTTCATCCCGTTTGACAAACTGCTCCGGCAGGGCTTCAACACCGGCAACGGTAGTGTGCGGCCTCCGAACTCCATTATGACGGCCATGGCGCTTACGGCGATTATTTTTCAATCCCAACAAAACGCCCAATACGGCGGCGTATCGGGAAGTAAGCTCGATCATGATCTCGCCCCTTATGTGGCCAAGTCTTTCGCCAAGCTGTTCCGCAAGGGCCTGGATTATTTTGAAGAAGGACAAGCCGGCGAGGACCTCGGGGAAATCACAATGAGCCGGACCGATCTGAAGGAACGTTATCCGAAGGCCTTCCGCTACGCGCTGAAGGAGACGCAGAGCGAAACGCTTCAAGCATCCGAGAGTCTGATACATAACCTGAACACGATGTCCTCCAGAGCGGGGGGACAAATTCCTTTTACCAGCATCAATTACGGCACCTGCACCTCGCCCGAGGGACAGCTTGTAATCGACTCCCTGCTGACGGCTACGATGAATGGTCTGGGCAGCGGGGAAACGCCGGTGTTCCCAATTCAGATCTTTAAATGTAAAAAAGGCGTGAACCAGCAGCCGGGCGAACCCAACTACGCGCTGTTCCTGAAGGCAGCGGAATGCTCGGCGCGGCGGCTGTACCCGAATTTTGCGAATCTGGACGCCCCGCTGAATCTGATGTATTACGATCCGGCAAACCCGGATACCGAATTCGCGACGATGGGCTGCCGCACCCGGGTGCTCGGCGACCGCTTCGGACGCAATTACTGCTCCGGCAAAGGCAATCTGTCTTTCAATACATTGAACCTTGTCCGGCTTGGCATCCAATACGGAACCGCAACGGGTCTGCGGCAAGCGGCGGATGAGGAAGGCTTTTACGATGATCTGGATCATTATATGGAAATCGCCCTGGAGGGTCTTCTCCACCGCTTCCGCATCCAGGCGGCGCAAAAGGCCAAAGCGTCTGACTTCATGATGCGCGAAGGGGTATGGGAAGGCGGGGAACTGCTAGAGCCCGAGGACCAGGTGAGCGAACTGCTGAAGCACGGCAGCCTGTCGCTCGGCTTCATCGGCATGGCCGAATGCATGAAGGCGATGTACGGCAAGCATCACGCCGAGGATGCCGAGGTGTATGACAAGGCGCTCGCCATCGTGCGGCATATGCGCGAATTCTGCGACCGCAAGAGCGACGAGCTGGACCTGAACATTACCCTGTTCGCCACTCCGGCGGAAGGACTGTCCGGTAAGTTCACCAAGATCGACCGCAAGGAATTCGGCGCAATCGAAGGCGTTACCGACCGCGAGTATTATACGAACTCGTTCCATGTTCCGGTCTATTATCCAACGGGCGCGGCAAACAAGATCAAACTGGAAGCAGCGTTCCATGATCACTGCAATGCCGGCGCGATCTCCTACGTCGAGCTGGACGGCAATGCGCGCAGCAACCCGGCGGCTTTTGTCCAAATCATCCGTTACGCCCTGGAGCAAAATATCAGCTATTTCAGCATCAACCATCCCGTCGACCGCTGCTCCGGCTGCGGCTACGAGGGCGTGATCGGCACGAACTGCCCTTCCTGCGGCGCGCATGAAGAGCGGGTGCATATCCGCCGTCTGCGCCGGGTTACGGGCTACCTGACCGGGGATTACCAGACCCGCTTCAACGCGGCCAAGCAGGCCGAGGTCAGGGACCGGGTCAAGCATCTATGA